A region from the Candidatus Methylomirabilota bacterium genome encodes:
- a CDS encoding transcriptional regulator, with amino-acid sequence MPRGSQLSRQWRLLQLLDAPAGVTVEDAARDLGCAVRTIWRDLRVLEDAGFPIYDEPAPDGRRGLWRIDPAFKARLPVKLTLAELAALLMSRQVLAPLGASVLGPAVNSAFDKISGVLSRDALALLDAMKETVGVRTLGAKLQVPVGDVLPKIQTALVERRTLRMRYHSRHSGEEGQRDVDPYHLTYFEGGLYLVAYCHMRRDVRLFAAERIRAAEMLRPRFEIRKGFDLKTYLDKAWGILQGDLVTVRVMFSPKVARYIRERLWHPSQRFRDLSNGRLEMTLRVADTLEVRRWILGYGTDAEVMEPDAVREALRQEAESLARMLVPSRRPLAAATTAPRSQKRGRQATGAVE; translated from the coding sequence AGCTCTCCCGTCAGTGGCGGCTGCTGCAGCTCCTCGACGCCCCGGCCGGGGTCACCGTCGAGGACGCGGCGCGGGACCTCGGGTGTGCCGTCCGCACCATCTGGCGCGATCTGCGCGTGCTCGAGGACGCCGGGTTTCCCATCTACGACGAGCCCGCCCCGGACGGCCGGCGGGGGCTCTGGCGGATCGATCCCGCGTTCAAAGCGCGACTGCCGGTCAAGCTGACGCTCGCCGAGCTGGCCGCGCTGCTGATGAGCCGGCAGGTGCTGGCGCCGCTGGGGGCGAGCGTGCTGGGGCCGGCGGTGAACTCGGCCTTCGACAAGATCTCCGGGGTGCTGAGCCGCGATGCCCTGGCGCTCCTCGACGCGATGAAGGAGACCGTCGGCGTGCGCACGCTGGGGGCCAAGCTGCAAGTGCCGGTCGGCGACGTCCTGCCGAAGATCCAGACGGCGCTCGTCGAGCGGCGGACGCTGCGCATGCGCTACCACTCGCGCCACAGCGGCGAGGAGGGGCAGCGCGACGTCGATCCCTACCACCTCACGTACTTCGAGGGCGGCCTCTACCTGGTGGCCTACTGTCACATGCGCAGGGACGTGCGCCTGTTCGCCGCCGAGCGGATCCGCGCCGCCGAGATGCTGCGCCCGCGCTTCGAGATCCGGAAGGGATTCGACCTCAAGACCTACCTCGACAAGGCCTGGGGCATCCTGCAGGGCGACCTCGTCACCGTGCGCGTGATGTTCTCTCCGAAGGTCGCCCGCTACATCCGGGAGCGGCTCTGGCACCCGAGCCAGCGCTTCCGCGACCTTTCCAACGGGCGGCTCGAGATGACCCTCCGGGTGGCCGACACACTGGAGGTCCGGCGGTGGATCCTGGGCTACGGGACCGACGCCGAGGTGATGGAACCGGACGCGGTGAGGGAGGCGCTCAGGCAGGAGGCGGAGAGCCTGGCCCGGATGCTCGTGCCGTCGCGCCGGCCGCTGGCGGCGGCGACGACCGCGCCGCGGTCCCAGAAGCGGGGCCGCCAGGCCACCGGCGCGGTCGAATAG